Genomic window (Nicotiana sylvestris chromosome 7, ASM39365v2, whole genome shotgun sequence):
GGGAAAGTGAAAGTGAGGTATTGACGAGATAAGTGGAAAAAGTGGGAATAAATTCAAATATGGTCAAAAATTAAgtgtcaacagctgcccctctttgctcggaaacacgaagagttttcgggcaaagataaagtgaaccatgtgactaattttttaccatatcgttattcaaaagaggaagaaaagtaAAGGAAAGGCAcaaccgagtcctggttttggacggtctacatatcccgggttataagggaatcatGTCAGGTGTAGTTTAGAAGTGAATGGGGCGATGAAGTGCCGAGGTTGAGAGCCGCACGAGGTTCCGTCGAAGTTCCGGTCCGATGTCCTGTTTATTAcataaaatcaaaattaaaaagactaactaagcctatcagctacgagttacaagattcctatctataaatctcttgaagcttgatcttgagtcttggctaggtcttgctgcagactccgatctgaatcttgatgtttGTTAGCTGTAGGTGTTGATTCTTTCCTCAGcttggatcaaggcgggacatgcgaaaACTTGTAACTTCAAACGTATCTTGAGCAGTCAGCATCTTTCTCCACTTCAATATTATGaattcactttttttttgttcttttctttttttctttattctggactGAGATTCATTCCATCAGTCATCTTGTACCTTGTGTTTCGAGGGCAACCTGCTCaaacatcaaaacaaacaaacaaacaaaattttctgccccagttttcactaggaaaatttcgtgagttaattgccataaaaatctacagaattgatgaggggattggaaacctcaagtctaaaaggcgcaactcagggattggggccctaatgtgtGCAAAAGGCAAAAtgctcaaatcagggattggagccctaatgtcggctaaagaaacttgctcaactcagggattggagccctaatgtcggctaaaataaaatcgctcaacttagggattggagccctaatgttggctaatggaaacttgctcaactcagggattggagccctaatgtcggctaaaggagaattgctcaactcagggattggagccctaatgtcggctaaaagaaaattgctcaactcagggattggagccctaatgtcggctaaagaaaaatttctcaactcagggattggagccctaatgtcggctaaaggaaactcgctcaacttagggattggagccctaaattgggaggattgccaggttatgccggaaaactgaccgggttatgccgggagaaaaggaaaaagggctcctgggttatgccagggaggttcacgggttatgccgTGAAGAAaagaggtcctcgggttatgccggggaggaaagaaaaaggggccctgggttatgccagggaggtccacgggttatgccgaaaaaagggaaagagtcctcgggttatgccgggaaagtcatcgggttatgccggaaaagggcaagagtcctcgggttatgccggggaagtcatcgggttatgccggaaaagggaaagagtcctcgggttatgccggagaaggtcaacgggttatgccgggaaaaatcatcgggttatgccggaaaaggtccatgGATTATGCCGggaaaaatcatcgggttatgccgaaaaaggtccacgggttatgctagggaaatcatcgggttatgccggggagatcatcgggttatgccggaaaaggtccacgggttatgccggaaaaaatcatcgggttatgtcggaaaaggtccacgggttatgccgggaaaagtcCACGATTTTTTGGTCGGGATTTTGACAGAAAAAGCTCCGCGGTTGTTTGGCCGGGAGATCCTCGGTTTTTTGGCCGGGATTTTAATAGAAAAAGCTCCGTAGTTTTTTGGCCGGGAGATCCTCGGTTTTTTGGCCGGGATATTTAGACAGAAAAAGCTCTACGGTCTTTTGGCCAGGAAATCCTCGATTTTTGGCtgggatttggatagaaaaaactccttgggttatgccagggagatccgcggtttataccgggatagttgaggaatgaggtcctatgctaccatgatttgtttttcttttgggattttcatttttatttcttgtcttctttcttttctttggttttcctttaatatttccttttatttatcaaaatgcatgaaagaattttggggaaacttcctttttggtcgttttcctgctgcaaagctgtttcaacgctcgcgcatttcattttttttttgggcTACACCTTCTTCTTGCACGGTTGTTTTGAGTAAGACCTCTTTTCAACAAAGAACAATTTATTagttgaaacggtggttggttttgtggccttgatcatATCCATCGCTTGATCCCATCCCCATTTCCATTGAGAACTGTGCTGCTTGTTGGCCTTGATGGTGAATCTCTTTCACACTGACCGGGTTTAGCCTTAGGATTACATGATGACTCGCCCATGTGGGCTCTGTCCTTTTGCTTTATTCTGCACTTAGGAACTTTGCCTTTGACTTTCTTTCCTTTCGAACATCTTTACTTTGGAAGCAATCAACCACCGTggtcagtcgggattggactgacgcaccactgaggcTGGGTATTTTCTTTGACTCTTGCTAGGCGGGgccctgtgaaaccggtcctgccaccttttctttgtaattgttaCGGAATCAGAGTTAAACCGAAAGTgattcaaagaaaactatgcaaaaggcaagcatatgagtttaaagagaagcgtccctttcgggggaaaagaaggacttatctggggtgcatgctggcttcaaactgacatgacatgcatcttggactggatgcctgacccGCACCAAACTCCAGCTTCTCATGAACCTATTGATCCGTGTTTCCAAAGCAgagaaccttgccaggacttttaGTGATGAAGTATCCTCTTTTCGGACGagaacgccctttgcgggtttttgctaatcgacctctctcatttctcttcttaccgtcgcccgatagtgctctttacgagttttcaccaagcggactctctcatttttgatttctctactcccatcgcctcatggtgcccgaaggttttcaccgataagactctctcattttatttctctcaatttgacTTGTATCAGATTCCAACAATGACGTTTTCCACTTTCCTGTCTTTGccaattgatcagaaggacttggacaaggtcTTTGGGGTAAAATGATTTGGGcggaactacaactttggaaccttttcgGCGGTCTCATGGCCGAACCATTATATCATCTACTCTAGTTTCAATCTTTGGAGGAATTGGGATTTTTCTCTTGGTGTGACTGAAactcagagagaggctgcctacgtatcctttcggaatcaagtcaaacgtagttcaggcaataatttttgttttgtttttgtttccgttttgtttttcttttcttttcttttcttttcttttcttttcttctccttttctttttcttttcttttttattttctttttctttttcttttcttttcttttttctttttttctttttctttttcttttctttcttttctttttctatttgtacttccgggttccaaagagggtaatcaaagaaaggtaatTGGCTCAAAGGGTTTGCGAAGGATTGATGGTGTTTGGATAgcgggaatgaaagccttcgtcatctcaactgTGCAAAGACATCGCCAGAGCGATTTAGACATAGTACTGCATCTGCATTCAtagctgtgtcggggtcatttcttTCGATGtcacccagatacaatgctcctcttgacAATATTTTCCAATGATGTATGGACCATTCCGATtaggagcaaactttccttttgcttcctggtgatgaggaagaatacgccttaacaccagttgccctacttcaaaattTATAGgcgcgggccattctttgttggtacaattgcccgtgacaaactgcagtcaTCCGTTTCAATTAAGGTCAACGTTCCATACGAGTCTAGACCCACTCACTGTCCTCAAACTCTGCTTCAGTGACGGACATTtcccaaaccatgaaccaattttcttcaGTTGTTCctattcttttcttttaattttcttaactTCTCTATATTTCAAtttttgattcattatttcgaagtcTGACAGAGTTCttgggatctgggcatgaagtccgcaagcatgtcatgttatttaaagctgcattattaGAATTGAAGAGAACTAAAAAGAAAACATAGCAAAActctgaaaaataaagaaagtgaacgatgaaatattatttcatttcttggaattgggaagataacagggttgacattcaggaattaaaaacaggaaactaaagaaaacatctgagtTACACCCTGGGATAGCTCAcgatgcagaaaaagtggcaggacaggtctactaAGACTCCCGCCCgatcaagaatggcgtagccttccagttttgaagcTTGGCGCTTGGTCCCATGTATGATACCTcaacggtgctagtgccctctcctggctggaccatgtgtgttTCGCATAGCATTTTCCTCATTGCCTCACGTATTCCCTCACTCTCTTCAGCCGTGAACACCTCATCATCTTCCTCTTTACTGTACTTTGGCTTATGTGGTATGCGTccaataaccactggctcattcagccgaggtggtttgatcgtcccccataccacataggcctgcttggatacatcaattttcttttccgGTTCAGTCTCGGTGATTTtactcttcttttcccctttttcttgctTCGGGGTTGCCTTGGGCTTCCCTTATGCattagcaatagcaattatggccttaagcgccggatcaaattctttgtcttcacaaatcatcccgattatcggcccgttgttgtgagcgGACAGcagattattggtcacatttgggatatcctcatctttcaacacaattttcccttgctctaacaAGTTCTCTACCGCTTGTTTCAATGTACAACAGttgtttgtatcgtgcccttctacccctgaatggtatgcacacctAACACCCtgctgatatgatggtgattcCGAGTTTTGCTCGTTTGGGGGTATGGGCTGCAGCAAATTcatctggacaagcttagggaacagggtggagtagggttcaccgattggtgtatagttgggtctcctgagtggttcccgaggacggaagtTATTCTGGGAAGGTCGAGGATTATAGTGGTTTTGGTGAGGAGGCTGGTTTCTTTGGAATGGAGGTTGATTTCTGTTAGCATGTGGTTGCGGTCGGCTGAAAGGTTGAGCATTCATAACCGCATAAAGTGGTGGAGCATAGACCATATCAGAATGAGGATAGTAGTGTTGAGGGGTTATTTCAGAGAACACAGGTCTAGGGGCCCGGTATCTTCTTCCCCCTGATGCTGTCATGGTTGTTTCTTCTCTTGTCCTATTAtttgccattcctccagacccgccttggatggcttgggaggttgctCTGATGGCTGCCTGATtcaaaatcctacctgttttcaaaccgtGTTCTACCATGTCACCAATTTTGATGGCCTCTGCAAAAGGTTTTCCTATGGCCGACATCATATTCTGAAAGTAATCGGGCGCTTGGGCTTGCAGGAAgacagtgaccatttctatctcatcCATTGAAGGTTTCACTCTTGAAGCTTGTTCGCGCCACTTAATTGCATACTCTCTGAAATTttctgagggtttcttctttagatttgtcaGAGAGTTCCTATCCGGCGCAATGTCTATGTTGTATTGAAACTGTCGAACAAAGTCTTGggcaagatcatcccagataTGCCAACGTGAGATGTCTtgatccatataccactctgaggcGATGCCGATTAGGCtctccccaaaatatgccatcaacaattctttttTGCCACCGACCCCCCGTAACTGATTGCAATACTTCTTCAGATGAGCAATGCggtcgccgtgcccgtcatacttttcaaactttggtgttttgaaCCCTGACGGCAAGTGTACATGTGGGAACATACACAGATCTGTATAAGAGacactcttttgcccgctcaaaccttgcatgttctttaagctctgttcaaggcttctcattttCTTGCCCACTCATCTTTCTCTGTGACTTTAGGGGTTTTGTCTTGTCCTGGTGTAAACTCATATGGTGGTGGATGAGGATAGGCATATGTGGGGTATTGCGGAAGTTCTGGCTGGTAAGTAGGAGTTTGGTAAGTAAAGGCCGATGGATCAAACACAGGCCTCGGGACTGCAGGCTGTGTTGTAGCAGCAGATGGTGGAGCAGTGAAGATGTTTGGAGCTGTCCCAGGTATGAATGtctgggggcgaacctcagaagtGCCTCCCACATAGTGAGCAGATATAGTAGGCTTCCCCAACGGGACATTCGGGGGACTGATTGGAACGTTAGAAGTACCCGTGGACCTTGGGAATAACTCGGGAAATCCAGGGATGGTGCTCGGGGGTTCTTTTCCGTTTGTCCATGCATCCCACATCTCCATCACCCTCAGACGCAAGATTCTATTCTTTTCCGCTGCAGAGGACTCCGAGGCCGGGATCCCTGAGATGGGGCTATCTTCAGATGTAGTAACTGCGGGCAAAGTCATTTCTGTAGACATTTCCAAACGGCCTTTCGATCTGGTGAAGTATTGATGCGATGCCAgtgtaccacaaccaaccaccgtttctAAAATTTAAGCTGGAATTTGACAGCAACAAACGGTTAGTTTGAGACAAGTGCTatggttgcatgcgtcatcctgacttttcttttgttttccttgcttttttttctcattttctttttccctctattttttctcattttctgcttttctcttttttttctttgattttcttccgctcttttgttttttttgtttttcctttatttgcttcccctttttttgcttttctcttaaggttacggtcgaatccgatgaggattgcctacgtatcgcgaccccgcacgaatcagaccaagcgtagttcgtgaagactgcgaatggagtaaataagctaactcttttttttttgtaatttttgaaagaaatggtttaaaataagaaagggaatagttttgattttttgattttttattttgattttgatttttgttttgctttttgaaagaaagattttaaaaaaaaaaaatcatttgcttttgatttgaactctGTGAATTTTTAAAAGTACAAGgacaatattttttttgaattttcattggTTTTCtgtttttctaaagaagaaagaaaaaatattttgggTTTTGGAAGTTGCCTCTTAATTtacgaaagagggacttttaagaaaacatTTTGGATTTCaaagttttttattttttgttgttttttatttacaaaagtacttataaagaaaagcaaaatatttttggacttttcaaaaatttttatggacatttacaaaagaaagacttctaaagagtatttttttgggattttagtttatgattttgattttttggattttttgggaagAATACTTGAAAATGGAGGAAGCCCGTATTTTGGACCTTGGTTTTTCATTATTTCATTTTTCCGTATGAAAGACCTTTGAAAGAAAGAAACTAACCcctttttttttgagtttaaagaaaacctTTTATTtgcattttctaaggaaagatttctaaagaaggaacttaaaaaaaatatttttggatttttttaaaatcggggtcggaaccgatgaagtttgcctacgtatctcacatccggtgagaatcagacccgcttagttcggtccgatcaggcgtagaggaaataaactaaccccttttttgaataaaatacttacaaggaaaaggagaaaatatttttggatttcgattttttttattatttatttttttattattttttgaaaagagacgacgactaaagaaatattatttctttgacttttaacttcttttcactcttgttttttttgaaatttcgaaaaatcttctaaagaagtatttggactattagtctgaatttatgaaagagatactacaaaagaaaaaatattttttgaattttgaattttcctttttttttaaacaaatatttttggattttgagagtgatttaaaggaaatatttttttttgtattatatatgttttttttaataaatcaaactaaaagacaaatttttttttcattttttttctttttttaagaaaatttcggCGAGGTTTTAACACtccttggacattggttttatttttctaaaaataagtagttatctccctacgctgctatttttcttttctttaattttttttttgatttcagaaaccggtcagcatgcagatctgaagcaaataaatgcgcaaaacaaacgggatgcagcaggatggtcttttcattttgggttgcttgtcctagacggacccaacccctgtgttgagtcccctatgtcaaatgcaacgtgatgaaaataagtgttcctactagggattcggcatgaggttttgttatactaggtttatcctgggtatgtgttctagactgtgtacccgagcggacaactcgagtcgaggagggcgctacgtaccggggacccgcgagatcgtctggctttgtaacttgtccggcctctttcttatttcagggtgtgacactaacagaatagggagtcttgaccggcaagctcctccccggaggtaagaaaagaagggtttcggcacagtttatatacagttcagataatatcaaaacggtaaaagacaacatttagcacgttatgctcaaacatgtaataaagatcagataataaagccaaatataacaattattctaagctcgaattctgaaccctgaacaaacGTTCTGGGTtattttccccagcagagtcgccagagctgtcacacctcctttttgtgcgCCCGCCTCGAggggtaaatgcgcgagggagtttttccaatctaagtgacaatattcgaaatgtgattatttatttaattcagagtcgccacttgggaaaggtttggcttttggtgtcccaagtcaccggtttatcttgaatcccaattcgaggaaaatattcgactttccaaatgaagtatgcgaaccagaaattctaggtaaggaattctgttgacccgagggaaggtgttaggcacccccgtctccgttgagatttggatttgggtcacataaatgcacacccaaatttaGGAGATTTGGTATCGcaactatgccacgggaaccgttcCCATAACCACGAtaatttattaatcgcgcctaaagcaaactacgaatatacaattattttttctaaactactttgagattattgcaaaGCCGAGAGTTATGGAATTATTGTGGTAAAAGTGATATAGTGTAGATTTTTATTCTTTACCCAGTTTGTATTTAAGCCCGGATCATAATCCTTGCTATGTCTTATTAAATCTAAAAGCCCAAAATCTCATTCATCTCACTTTAAATTTAAAAGATCCAATGGCTCTAATATACCATAGTTTCTTTAGCGTAAGGCtccattttttagtttttattagaTAACTATAATAATTTTGAACTTAAAGCCATATATTGTTTCatgaaacaagaaattaaaataattGAACACTAGAAACATAACATCAACTAAGGAATAAAATGCTAACataaaaattgttttttttttataaaaaagaaCTTCCTTTAAAATAATGACTTATTTACGTTCAAGTCTAACATGGATTTCTCAAAACATATTAATCTAACAACATAGGTGAGAAACTAATTATTTAGTGACTTGAGAAACTAATTCTAATCAAACACACATAAATCAAAAtagaaacaaaagaaataataatgAAACATTTAAACAGATCTAAATCAAAACTGAAACATTCATCTAATGCAAACAAGAATTTAAAGGAAATGAACCTTTGATATGAATATTctatcaatagactgagaagacaACCTTCTTCATGAAATGGATACAGCTCAACAATCGTTACTCCAAAATGAAATAAAGCCCAGCAAAACCATACGGACTAGAAGGAGACTCAAACGGAAACCTGGACTAGCGACTTCGACCGGCGACGAAAATCCAAACGCATCTGTTCCGATTTTTTTAGCCAATTTCAGCAGATCTTTTGGCTCA
Coding sequences:
- the LOC138873096 gene encoding uncharacterized protein, with product MRSLEQSLKNMQGLSGQKSVSYTDLCMFPHVHLPSGFKTPKFEKYDGHGDRIAHLKKYCNQLRGVGGKKELLMAYFGESLIGIASEWYMDQDISRWHIWDDLAQDFVRQFQYNIDIAPDRNSLTNLKKKPSENFREYAIKWREQASRVKPSMDEIEMVTVFLQAQAPDYFQNMMSAIGKPFAEAIKIGDMVEHGLKTGRILNQAAIRATSQAIQGGSGGMANNRTREETTMTASGGRRYRAPRPVFSEITPQHYYPHSDMVYAPPLYAVMNAQPFSRPQPHANRNQPPFQRNQPPHQNHYNPRPSQNNFRPREPLRRPNYTPIGEPYSTLFPKLVQMNLLQPIPPNEQNSESPSYQQGVRCAYHSGVEGHDTNNCCTLKQAVENLLEQGKIVLKDEDIPNVTNNLLSAHNNGPIIGMICEDKEFDPALKAIIAIANA